In Felis catus isolate Fca126 chromosome A3, F.catus_Fca126_mat1.0, whole genome shotgun sequence, a single genomic region encodes these proteins:
- the RAB11FIP5 gene encoding rab11 family-interacting protein 5 isoform X3 gives MFVPRREAGPGWALRWYKLHSKAGKKEKERGEIQVTIQFTRNNLSASMFDLSMKDKPRSPFSKIKDKMKGKKKYELESASAILPSSALEDPELGSLGKMGKAKGFFLRNKLRKSSLTQSNTSLGSDSTLSSASGSLAYQGPGAELLTRSPSRSSWLSTEGGRDATQSPKLLTHKRTYSDEASQMRAAPPRSLLDLQGHLEAASRSSLCVNGSHIYNEEPQAPLRHRSSISGPFPPSSSLHSVSSRPAEEGTRPSDDSGGRGSRSTSSSEVLPGQEELSSQAKVLATGANRSGEEEGARLPEGKPVQVATPMVASSEAVAEKEGARKEERKPRMGLFHHHHQGLSRSELGRRGSLGEKGGPTLGASPHHSSSGEEKAKSSWFGFREAKEPIQKPSASRASPTPLASPGKAPPEWDDTFNVFAASRLRPEARSKILAPAGVGLEVTGLQDQGRGAMTMKASEPRGDPGGGGRGGSSVWLEPRVPLDLGLDRQSKSTADLGPLGSIGAGLPSASAQLHPRASDSEADREPPAPGGEAGQSPADSATSLFSSPEVISVWERLPGPDDAPEGQDEASQGEGQLLHELNTVEDSWPWDVVTISPAAEMSSPVLRGECDELPPPQMQPESPEAVSPKGSEGPPPLELEPEPEPEPKPEQVLDKELQPSRPPPKPPRLFTPSDSQEEEEAATAAAAGGLRSRGAETGGEDNLPSMLAAGPQEAKEEGEAPGSESDSHSSRTLLGGPGLEDVVEGASPPVSGPYLSLPTSCPEGPAPIPHYSKSLAPQSQQIREAPEKGGSPEGPEAQSQGPVGEGLGPLPGSSQHTDLWASEEDALNPFLSQGNQDPPSLPSTSPPGSRESSILSGPEELPTPPEPAFPPPPLPSWAGHRHGEPSPPCSPLPGAQPLTSSSPPPGEPASSPGGSPAPLGEDHAATTPASPLVLLPLETRPAEEPQPSASPHPVKPLSAAPVEGSPDRKQPRSSLSTALSSGLEKLKTVTSGSVQPVAPAPHVGQTVDAKRLKDSGVLDQSAKYYHLTHDELIGLLLQRERELSQRDEHVQELESYIDRLLVRIMETSPTLLQIPPGPPK, from the exons GTGGTACAAGCTGCACTCCAAGGCGGGCAAGAAGGAGAAGGAACGTGGAGAGATCCAGGTCACCATCCAGTTCACTCGCAACAACTTGAGCGCCAGCATGTTTGACCTGTCCATGAAGGACAAGCCGCGGTCCCCTTTCAGCAAGATCAAGGACAAGATGAAGGGCAAGAAGAAGTATGAGCTGGAATCTGCCTCCGCCATCCTCCCAAGCAGCGCCCTGGAGGACCCTGAGCTGGGCAGCCTGGGCAAGATGGGCAAAGCCAAAGGCTTCTTCCTGCGCAACAAGCTACGCAAGTCCTCCCTGACGCAGTCTAACACCTCGCTGGGCTCGGACAGCACCCTGTCCTCGGCCAGCGGGAGCCTGGCCTACCAGGGCCCAGGCGCCGAGCTCCTCACACGCTCGCCCAGCCGTAGCAGCTGGCTGTCCACCGAAGGGG GCAGGGACGCTACCCAGTCCCCCAAGTTGCTCACCCACAAAAGGACCTACAGTGATGAGGCCAGCCAGATGCGAGCGGCTCCACCCCGATCCCTTCTGGACCTCCAGGGCCACCTGGAAGCTGCCTCCCGCTCCTCGCTCTGTGTCAATGGGAGCCACATTTACAACGAGGAGCCCCAGGCCCCCCTGCGGCACCGCAGCTCCATCTCGggccccttcccaccctccagcTCCCTGCACAGTGTGTCTTCCCGGCCTGCTGAGGAGGGGACTCGGCCCTCAGATGACTCCGGGGGCAGAGGCAGCCGCAGCACCAGCAGCTCAGAGGTGCTGCCCGGACAGGAGGAGCTGAGCTCTCAGGCCAAAGTGTTGGCCACTGGGGCCAACCGctctggagaggaagagggggccCGGCTCCCAGAGGGAAAGCCAGTACAGGTTGCCACACCCATGGTGGCCTCCTCCGAGGCTGTGGCCGAGAAGGAAGGAGCCCGGAAGGAGGAGCGGAAGCCCCGGATGGGcctcttccaccaccaccaccaggggCTGAGTCGGAGCGAGTTGGGGCGCCGTGGCTctctgggggagaaggggggtcCCACGCTGGGGGCCTCTCCCCACCACTCATCCAGCGGGGAGGAAAAGGCCAAGAGTAGCTGGTTTGGCTTCAGAGAAGCCAAGGAACCGATTCAGAAACCCAG tgcCTCGagggccagccccacccccctgGCCTCCCCTGGGAAAGCCCCGCCTGAGTGGGACGACACCTTCAACGTCTTTGCTGCCAGCAGGCTGCGTCCAGAGGCCAGGAGCAAGATCCTGGCCCCTGCAGGAGTGGGGCTGGAGGTGACTGGGCTGCAAGACCAAGGCCGTGGGGCCATGACAATGAAGGCATCTGAGCCCCGGGGGGaccctgggggaggaggaagaggtgggagCAGCGTGTGGCTGGAGCCCAGGGTTCCTCTGGACTTGGGACTGGACCGCCAGAGCAAGAGCACGGCTGACCTGGGGCCCCTTGGGTCGATAGGGGCCGGCCTGCCCTCTGCGTCAGCCCAGCTGCACCCGAGAGCctcagactctgaagcagacagGGAGCCACCAGCCCCAGGAGGGGAAGCAGGGCAGAGTCCAGCAGACAGTGCGACGTCTCTGTTTAGCTCCCCAGAAGTGATCAGTGTGTGGGAAAGACTGCCTGGCCCAGACGACGCCCCTGAGGGCCAGGACGAGGCCTCCCAAGGCGAAGGCCAGCTTTTGCATGAGCTCAATACAGTGGAAGATTCATGGCCTTGGGATGTGGTCACCATTTCTCCTGCAGCTGAAATGTCTTCACCGGTCCTGCGGGGAGAGTGTGATGAGCTGCCTCCTCCCCAGATGCAGCCAGAGTCACCAGAAGCTGTGAGCCCCAAGGGGAGTGAGGGGCCTCCCCCACTGGAGCTGGAGCCAGAGCCTGAGCCAGAGCCCAAACCTGAGCAGGTGTTGGACAAGGAACTGCAGCCCAGCAGGCCACCTCCCAAGCCACCACGCCTCTTCACACCCTCAGAttctcaggaggaggaggaggcggccaCGGCTGCTGCTGCAGGGGGGCTGAGAAGCAGGGGGGCAGAGACTGGAGGAGAAGACAACCTCCCAAGCATGCTGGCTGCTGGGCCACAGGAGGCCAAGGAGGAGGGCGAGGCCCCTGGGTCGGAGTCTGACAGCCATTCTTCCAGAACCCTGCTGGGTGGGCCAGGCCTGGAAGACGTAGTGGAGGGTGCCAGCCCTCCTGTGTCTGGGCCCTACTTATCCCTGCCCACTAGCTGCCCTGAGGGTCCTGCCCCCATACCCCATTACTCAAAGAGCTTGGCTCCTCAGAGTCAGCAGATCCGGGAGGCTCCAGAGAAAGGAGGGAGCCCTGAGGGTCCTGAGGCCCAGAGCCAAggaccagtgggagaggggcttgGGCCCTTGCCAGGCAGCTCCCAACACACTGACCTCTGGGCGTCAGAGGAGGATGCCTTGAACCCCTTTTTGTCTCAGGGGAACCAAGACCCCCCCAGTCTCCCGTCCACATCCCCTCCAGGGTCCAGGGAATCTTCCATCCTCTCTGGTCCAGAAGAGCTGCCCACGCCCCCAGAGCCTGCTTTTCCACCGCCCCCTCTCCCGTCTTGGGCCGGCCACCGCCATGGGGAGCCCAGCCCTCCATGCTCTCCTCTGCCTGGAGCTCAGCCCCTgacttcttcctccccaccccctggggagccagcctcctcccctgggggctcccctgccccacttggGGAGGACCACGCTGCAACCACCCCAGCCTCCCCGCTTGTGCTTCTGCCCTTGGAGACACGACCAGCTGAGGAGCCACAGCCCAGTGCCAG CCCCCACCCTGTGAAGCCCCTCAGTGCTGCCCCTGTGGAGGGCAGCCCCGACAGGAAGCAGCCTCGCTCCAGTCTGAGCACAGCTCTGAGCAGTGGGCTGGAGAAGCTCAAGACCGTCACATCGGGCAGCGTTCAGCCTGTGGCTCCAGCCCCCCACGTTGGCCAGACTGTGGACGCCAAGCGGCTGAAG GACTCGGGTGTGCTGGACCAGTCGGCCAAGTACTACCACCTGACCCACGACGAGCTCATCGGCCTGCTCTTGCAGCGGGAACGGGAGCTGAGCCAGCGGGACGAGCATGTGCAGGAGCTGGAGAGCTACATTGACCGGCTGCTGGTGCGGATCATGGAGACCTCACCCACACTGCTGCAGATCCCCCCTGGCCCCCCAAAGTAG